A genomic region of Desulfosarcina ovata subsp. ovata contains the following coding sequences:
- a CDS encoding transglutaminase-like domain-containing protein, with the protein MMKAFSLLTAALLLLATAAMAAAIPSGTLTFTITPTVKGDTGNVTAWVPYPMSDNFQTIGDMSVSGNYQASAIYRDPASEAVYLFADWKRPVKSPTLVMRFHVTQKDRRNTAIKDNGGAYPELVREYLKATAYVPADDPQMKAIADKVTAGKTGTLEKARAVYDWVVENTFRDPDVKGCGLGQPTRTLNQCRGGGKCADLSTVFVTLARAAGIPAKDVYGLRLATPKDGDVTSGFHCWAEFYLPGTGWVMADPADVRKMMLVHKLELKDADDWRTFFWGGDDLFRLVLEKNGRGANLVGAAGPINYFMYPAAQVDGDMLNYFDAKGFSYKVEFKQDK; encoded by the coding sequence ATGATGAAAGCCTTCTCTCTTCTGACCGCCGCATTGCTTTTGCTGGCCACCGCCGCCATGGCCGCTGCGATTCCATCAGGAACGCTGACCTTCACGATTACACCAACCGTCAAGGGTGACACCGGCAATGTCACCGCCTGGGTGCCCTATCCCATGAGCGACAACTTCCAGACCATTGGCGATATGTCCGTCAGCGGAAACTACCAGGCGTCCGCCATCTATCGCGATCCGGCATCGGAAGCGGTCTACCTGTTTGCCGACTGGAAGCGACCGGTGAAATCGCCGACCCTGGTGATGCGCTTTCACGTTACCCAGAAGGATCGCCGCAACACCGCCATCAAAGATAATGGGGGCGCTTACCCCGAACTGGTCCGCGAGTACCTGAAGGCGACGGCGTACGTTCCGGCCGACGACCCGCAGATGAAAGCGATCGCCGACAAGGTTACCGCCGGCAAGACCGGAACCCTGGAGAAAGCCCGTGCCGTCTACGACTGGGTGGTAGAAAACACCTTCCGTGACCCTGACGTCAAGGGATGCGGCCTGGGGCAGCCCACGCGGACCCTCAACCAGTGCCGGGGCGGCGGGAAATGCGCCGACCTGAGTACGGTTTTCGTCACCCTGGCCCGCGCCGCCGGCATCCCGGCCAAGGATGTCTACGGCCTGAGACTGGCCACCCCCAAGGACGGCGACGTGACCAGCGGTTTTCATTGCTGGGCGGAGTTCTATCTGCCCGGCACCGGCTGGGTGATGGCCGATCCGGCGGATGTGAGAAAAATGATGCTGGTGCACAAGCTGGAACTCAAGGATGCTGACGACTGGAGAACCTTCTTCTGGGGCGGCGACGATCTGTTCCGCCTGGTGCTGGAAAAAAACGGCCGGGGGGCGAACCTTGTGGGCGCAGCCGGGCCGATTAACTATTTCATGTACCCGGCCGCCCAGGTGGACGGCGACATGCTCAATTACTTCGATGCCAAAGGCTTCAGCTACAAAGTGGAATTCAAACAGGACAAATAG